From Triticum aestivum cultivar Chinese Spring chromosome 7B, IWGSC CS RefSeq v2.1, whole genome shotgun sequence:
TATGTTTTTCTATGCGTTCGGTCTTAGGGTCTGTAAACAGTggggggttgtttggtttgtgactaagttgccaaaggttgccacacctaaggttagacaagtttgaccaacttaatttattaaaaaaaagtttgaccaacttaattagatgagtgtttggttcaaggcacaccttaggcaagccacactagggccccacacggcatacacacaaaaagtatgGCAAAATTCTCTTATGCTTGCCAACTTAACTTTCATTTTGTTGAACTAACCTTGggcaagcatggcaaaaatgtgtgacaaagtgtggcaatgcaaggcctagaaccaaacagccaaTGTATATCAGTTGGGGCAGAAGCAGAACATTACACAGTTCTTGAAAACACAAGACATGTCATTCTACCAATACAAATTAACTTGATTACTTTCACTTCAAAACAAGTCCAGGCGGTGGTGAATTAACTAGTTTCCTCATCAGCACGAGGAATGAAGCTTCATTTCCATATCATACAATATATTCTTTTACCATTATCTGATGCTACATCAACTATTTCATCACAGGCCTGGTTAACAGAATGGACTAATGAAGCTTCATTTCCATATCATACAATATATCATTTTACCATTATCTCATGCTACATCAACTATTTTATTACTGGCCTGGTCAACAGAATGGACTGCTCCTAGCCTTTGATAAATGTCTCGTTAAAGACACCTATACCAGATGTCCTAATCTTTTAAATTAATCTCATTAAAAGTTCAATCTAAATGAAATTGTTAACTGATCCTAGTCTTAAAAATTACCTCACCAAAAACACCTACTCAGATTTCCTGATCTTTGGGGGGAAATCTCATTAGAAGTCCTATCTAAATGTTCCTACAAGGCAACCATTAGTCAGCGAGGGACAAAAGGTTTGCAAAATACAGCTGGATCGTCCCTTTGTTACAAGTTACATTTTTCACATGGTCCGCACTGCAAGAACAACATAATTAGCAGCAGGCAAGACGTTCATCTGAAGCACCTTCAAATAAACTGCCATTCATGATATCTGCATCACCCACATAAAAGTAAAGAGTTAGAGTCGTGGATTATCACAGATGCAAACAAAAGCCTATTGTTTGCCAATGTTTCTCCCCATTGGTGTTCATCTGGCACTGTTTTCCATATCTCATTTGAAATGGACAATAATTGTGAAGATTATACAAGGTGCAGACGTTACAGAGTTGCAAATGGCATACGGCGATTTCAAAAGAAACATCACTAAGTAAACTGCGAGTGATCTTTTTTAGTAGTTCATTGTGTTCCAATTAATCACCATATGGTATGGTCAAAAGTGTTGGTAAACTGCAAACCGTATACGATTAGTGACTACATTATGAATTTATGATGCAAGTCAGGCCTAACCAGATCATGCCATATAGTATAGAAAGTCAGCAGGCCCATCATGACTGATATATTAATACCACTAGAGATGCCAATCAAAGGAAATATCTAACTGTACTTCTCAAGTCAAGTGAGACTGAAGAAATGAAATTGGCCCAGGTCTAAAACTGACAGTGGACATAAAGTAATGTCAGGGCAACCGTCCCTAACATCACATACTGTACAGATGCAGATAAAATCAAATGAGACTAATATTTACAAAGTCAGGCAAAAGGCAGATCTTATTCTCTTGAGTGAGTAATAAATAATTCACCAAAGGTTAAAATATTCATCATTTAGGCtccaaataataaaataaaatctaGGTTGACTTAAAAACACAAGCTCACTATGCAGcttaaatctgaaacatttgaattcATGTTTCACCGAAAGACAAAGAATTAAGTAAAGCAATACAAAATAATCAATTTATGTATCTACCCAACAGCAAATAAAAGTTCAAGAAGCACGTACCAATTGATCTGCAGCAGGTCTGGTGACGGAAATCTTTTgagcctccttctaacagaataTGACATTGATTGACAATAGAAGTAAGAAGAAAACCTGTAGTTAACTAAGTCCATTACCCATCTCATCGGTTTTGGAACTCTTATGCTGCCATAGGTAAGTCATGTTAACAGACCAACAAAATGTGCTGCAAGGAAATTTGTTGTACCAGGAAGCAAATAATAATTGTATATCACCTTGCTTTTTTTGTGCTTATGCACGTCTGCCGAATCCTCCGTCCCCTCATGCTTCCTCTTCTGAACAATTTGCGGACATATAAAGTATAGCTAAGTGATGAGTAAGACTTGGAGATGCTGAAGTTTTAAACATAGAGAAAATGCAGCGACCTTCTCATGATGCTTATCCTTTTTCCTATCCTTGTCCTTGTCTTTGTCTTTAGACCGATCCTTATGTCGATGTTTGTGCTTCTTATGCTCCCTGTCCTTATCTTTGTCTTTGTGCTTTTTATGTTTTTTCTCTTTGTCCTTGGACTCACTTTTCGGTTTGCCCGAAATGGTAGGTATACCTTTTTCAGCCTGTTGATTGGTTTCATTGTCAAGTGTATGATAGGAAAATGCAATATAACACCATAAAGCAAGTAGGATGGCAAAAATGGTCTTACAGAGGGTAAATCTACTGGAGCAGTTTCTCGAAGCTGAAATGCTTGCCCCAGTGTTTCCATATCAAAGGGCTTAATAGAAGCAGACTTGTCCCTTAAGTATGCATTCTGAACGAGTTGATCTAGCTCCATTCCTTCTCCTTTCCGAATTTCAGTGTCCCCCACTACATTGTGAAGGTAATGTGTATCTGAGATTGCAAGTGGCAAAGGCCTCTTGCAAAAGAAATCATGGTGCAGCTCCAATTTGTACTGACTTATTAAATCAACAGCACCAGTGAGCTCCCTAGGTCCTGAAATAGAAAGAGTCATATTATGGACTACCAGCATTGCATATAACCAAGGCAATTTGGAGAAGGATGCGCATCAAGAACCATGCCAGGAAAACGCACTCATGCATACAAGTACAATGGGCACTTATTTCTCTGGTAGGGTCCAATAAAGTAGCTTATTAGGGCACAAAAGACAATGTGGTCGTTCCATTGTTTTCGAGTCGCGCAACTAGTCGATGAGTCGCAAAAAAATGTCGACTAGCGACTCGAGTTGCGACTAGTCGCAACTGCAGGCTCAACTTTTTCCGAGTCGCTACCCCAGAACGACTCATCGACTCAAAAACCCCATTGTTCAACATATAGACAAAAAAAATGTCAACATGAGGAAATTTTGGCGGTTCCAGAGATGCTGCGAGCTTAAGGTATCAAATGTAGGACAAAGATTGACTGTCCAAGTTTGAAAGTCGAATCTATATTTCTTGTGCAATATTTTGCTGATGGCTACAAGATAACAATCATAACTACAGTAATAGAGAAGTACTTTTGTATACAAGTCGAATGGCATCAATTGCGTAACATAACCCAGTAACCCACGTAATATTTGATTATTTATTATTGGTTAAAACTTGAATCAGGGCGGTCAAAAGACAGAGAAAGAAACAAAGGGAATATCAGATAACAAACACAAATAGGCATGGCAACATCACAGTAATTAACAAAGGAGATCAAGTAAAGTAGATGCTTAGTGAAGCAGAGGATGCTCCCAACCGGTCGGTTTCATCTTCAATGGTGAGAAATCCTTTAAACTTCCAATAAATGTGTGGTATAAACATCCATAGTTAATTACAGAGGCAAAGTTCCCTAGCGGAGATGAATATGCTTGCCAATGCTACTTTTGTGCATTTTGACAAAAGCAGTACCTTTGCCAaacttcttgtcgtcagaatccaTCAGACTGAAGCTCGATCTATGCACAAGTCATCTTAACCTGAAATTCCATTCGACAATATTTTACAACTAATGTTCGAAAGTGGAGGCAATCATTCTCagtatgaactactccctccgtccgaaaatactcgtCGGAAGAAttaatgtatctagatgtattttagttctagatacattcatttttaggcatttctccgacaagtatttccggacggagggagtaacaaacaGCACAATTGAACTGATACCAGCTCCCAGAAGCAGACTGTTTATTGGCGACAAAATAGATCAGTCTCTTGGGAAGTGCGATTATTTTATTTCCACTAGATAGTTTGCTTTTGAGAAAGGGAATCATTTTGTCGCCAATTAGCTTGTCCTATGTCCGACAAAGTGCCGCCATTGCGGTTATTTGCTCGAACCTCCTCTACGCACGCATTCATAAAAATTGTATGAGCAGCACTGTCCCAATTTGTTTTGGGTTCTTTGACTTTCTCCATCTACCATTACCATTCACCATTCTCACATTAGCATTGAAAAGCAGAACTAAATAATGTAACAAAATCCTCATATCATAGCAAAGATTCACAGTACCAATATCTAGGAACAGGACCAATATATAGCACTGACAATGTCAACAAGAAAAATATGGCATCATTCATCCATCTTACAAATTAAACAACCAATCTATCTTATCCAATTGACACATCGATTCATCCATCTACGcaacaaagtttttccatctgtcCAATTTATAGctaaaaaaaagaagagagagtTGGAAGAGAGAGGATGGCTCACCGTGGaggagtggagggctggatgatctGCAGCTTCGGGACGGACGCGCCGTGGGCGGCCGGTgcagaggggcgcggcggcggcttccAGTTGCCCCGGCTGCGGCAGAGGGCAGAGGTGCAGACGGGCCGTGGAGGAAGTTGGGCTGCGGCGGGAGTGGgtcccggcggcggcgaggaacgggccggcggcggcggcgctggaaccCTAGCGCTGGCCCTGCTCGAGTTCGAGCCGAGCGAACAGATTGGGCATCGAGGCAGGGGCGCTCGTTTTCTCTGTACACACAAGTCGTGCGGGCTCGGTGGCATTCTTGTGGTAATAACCTGTTGCAATAGGGGCACTCTGTTAACTCTTTTCTTTTGATGGACTAGCCAAAATCCTCAGCTTCCAGGGAAATTCCAACTATTTTGGAGATTTTGGATTGCATTAGGATTAATCCTCTGAAGATTTTGGAGAGGCAATCGAGTTCTTTTGGCTAAAGGTTTTTAGACAGAGATTCTCCATAATCTGCTCAAAAAAACTGGCCCCTACATGCGTGGTCACCAAATCCAGCCCTAACACCCACCACGGATGCGCCCATTGGTCGACACTCCTCAAATAACTCTTCCTGCATCCGAACACCTCATATATGAAATCTTAAAACCATGCAAACAAAACATATGCGTAGTACGTAGATCAACTAATCCTCGACTACGATACTCGTTGTCGTCGGAGATGTTCACTATTTCTCCATTCCGGACTCTGGGTACATGGGCCAGACGCAACTCCAGCTCCTCTTCTGCCTCCGCCTGGGCATCCGCCTCCATTTCCGCTTCTACCTCGTCGAAGAGCGCGTCAGTCTCCTTCTGTTCTTGCCGGTGGAAGCGCCGGTTGgggcatctccaaggcggacccACAAACCGCCCGCATCTGTCCGGACCACGGAAGCCACCCAACGCAGGTCTGTATCGGTTCGCGGCGCGATCCGGACGTACTTTCTCCCACAAACTTGAGAAAAACGTGAGGGAACTTTACGGGAGTCCGGACATCCACATAACGAACCAAAAGCCGCCACGAACCAGCCCTAACACCCCCACAGATGCGCCCATTGGCGGAAGGCATTGAAACCTTTTGGCGGGAGccactttgtttctttttttgttcaaATGCTTTGTGAGAGAAAGCTACTAATTCATGCATTAGTATTTGGTGAAAGACTACCCTCCGCCAACACTTGAACACATTAGTATTTGGTGAAAGGCTTCCTTCCACCAACACTTGAACAATTAGGTTAGTAGCTTCCGCCAAGACGTACCGCCTTTTCCTTTAAGTACTTGGTAAAATGAGAATTTGGTGAAACAAAGTTACTAATCACGCATCAGTATTGCAATGAGTCATGCAATAATTTGGCAGAATGCTATTTTTTAAGTTAATAGAACCAGAGATATGCGGATAGTGTTGGAGGCCAGCTCCTGCATCCATGTTCGTGAAacggatgcgggagaaaatttgcgggtcaccattggagatgcccttagactcCACGTacgcctcatcctggatggactctaGGATGGTTATCTGCTCCACCATCTCTGCCGCTTGGGCGACGGCGAACTCCGACatggcctcctccatggtgaaGCCCGCAACCGGCGTCGGCTCTGACGTGTCTGCCTCCTCCGGATCCGCCCCCTCCATGGACTCCGGATGCTGCTCCCCCTCCTACTCCTCCGGCGAGTCCGGAGGCAAGCCCACTGCGACTCGGGCGACACGCCTCAGCCGGATCTCCTCCTCGATTTGGAAGCGGCGCTCTGGCATTAGGGCCATGGGGGACGGCGAGAAAAGAGAgaggtggagaaggagagagatGTGCTTAGGATGGGGACGCGGAAAGGGAGGAAGAGGTTGTTGCTAGGGCTGGGGATGCCAGCCTAATTAAATAGCCGGACTTTGGCCTCGGGCGGTGAGCCAGAGCGCGCCATGTGGCGTTCACACCGCATCGGAGGAGACGCTCGTCGGACTGTTGGTTTTCCGGGCGATTCCGTGCAGGACCCGGTCGTCAGTCCGAAGTGGCGGACACGCCCGGGCGCGCCGGGCCTCCCCATACCCgcctcatatttgggctggatatgagaggTGTCGATCAGCCCGGGCGTCTGAGGCCCGTTTGAGGCACCCATCTGGGTCGGGTTTTTTCGACCTTTCATTGACCGGGCTGTCCGCCCAGACGTTTGAGGCAGGTTTAGGGTGCCCGGTTGATGCTCTTATgtctcctttggtttggaggaattctgtaggaatttcataggatagggtTTCTATAGGCAAAAtttctttagagccctttggtttataggaatggaatCCAATTTCTatgaaggaattcttcctatcctccatgtttcatagaaaaataaacattagcctagactcaatggaaaaaatcgtACGATGTGAAACAAAGAGTGTATCTTTTCTTATTCCtattcataggatttgagatacatatcATCTTATTTCCTATGAATTTCATATTCCTATCAGTTTcttaccctatgaaccaaaggagaccTACTATTCATGTACGTGGGAATATATATACTACACTATGCTCCTTGGTTTTTAAGGCCTCCCAATCAATTGAGGTCTCCAATTTGAAATTATGTCATACAATTTTGATCAGGTCAACAATTTCGCAAGGAGCTATCTCATTCAATTTTTGAATACACTATGCCCCCTAATTTTGGAGTTCTCCCATTAGATTGAGGTATACAATTTTAATGCCTTGATTttaggatccggcttgcctgctcccttcccatgctcccatccgtgctcccacttcattctACGGCtgtccttttctctttttcttttctaatctaatcatctccccctgattttcagggggtggggccgggccttattttcttccaatcaaatcaagccacgtacgcgggagcacgAATGGGAGCATgcggagggagcaggcaagtctcgtccttgATTTTAAGTTGGTCAATCCTTGGTTGAGGCAATGAAATCTCTGACTTCATTGAGCTTCCTAATTTTAATTTTTAATGCCTCGCAAAATTGAGTAATCCAATTTTGATCGGGTCAACAATTTCATAAGGAGCTCTCTCATTGATTTTTTTAATACATTACGCCCCTAATTTTGGAGCTCTCTCATTAGATTGAGGTATACAATTTTAATACCTTGATTTTTACTTGGTCAATCGTTGGTTGTGGCACTGAAATCTCTTACTTCATTAAGCTTCCTAATTTTAAAGCCCCCTCATACAACTGAGGTCTTGAATTTAGATTGGATACACGTTTAGTTGGGTCGTTGACCTGGGCTTCGTGGTGGGATCTCTTGATGAATGGGTCCCTAATTAAGGCCTCGTAATCAACTGAGGTCCCCATTTCAAATTGGTCATCCAATTTTGACCGGGCCAACAATTTCACAAGGAGCTCTCTCATTCAATTTTTTAAatacactatgcttcctaatttttgAGCTCTTCCATTCAATTGGGGTATACAATTTTAATGCTAATTTTGACCTGGTCATTCCTTGGTTGTGGCAATGAAATCTCTAACTTCATTAAACTCCTTAATTTTATTTTTTAAGGCCTCACAATCAATTGAGGTCTCTAATTTGGAATTGGTTCATCCAATTTTGACCAGGTCAACAACTTCACAGGGAGCTCCCACATCTGAAGATTTTTGAGAGGCAATCAAGTTCTTTTGGCTAAAGATTTTTCGGACCAAGATTCTCTATAATTTGctcaaaagaactggcccctaCACGCGTGGTCACCAAATCCAGCCCCAGCACCCGGAGCGTGTTTGGTAGTGTTAGGGAAGGGGAATGAGAATTGCTAGTGGGAGTTGGCTGTGGGGTTGAGACGTGGCAAAGAGACTTCTGGTCCCATTCCCTTGTTTGGTGATTGAAGGGAATTTCTAGTGAGAAAATGATAGAAGTGTGCAATTAGACATAAAAAGAATCTACGCTGAACATAATTTGGTCTAGTTAAACACGGCTGCTTCGATCTCGTTTAACCACATGCATATAAATTAACACAGAATACACTTGAAAAAGGACAGCAGCTGGCACTGAAATCTCTTACTTCATTAAGCTTCCTAATTTTAAAGCCCCCTCATACAACTGAGGTCTTGAATTTAGATTGGATACACGTTTAGTTGGGTCGTTGACCTGGGCTTCGTGGTGGGATCTCTTGATGAATGGGTCTCTAATTAAGGCCACGTAATCAACTGAGGTCCCCATTTCAAATTGGTCATCCAATTTTAACCGGGCCAACAATTTCACAAGGAGCTCTGTCATTCAATTTTTTTTAatacactatgcttcctaatttttgAGCTCTTCCATTCAATTGGGGTATACAATTTTAATGCTAATTTTGACCTGGTCATTCCTTGGTTGTGGCAATTTTAAAACAGTATGCTTCCTAATTTTTGAGCTCTTCCATTCAACTGTATACAATTTTAATGCTAATTGGGGTatacaatattgggctttattttccacttttatattacttttgggactaacctattaaccggaggcccagcccagaattgctgttttttgcctatttcagtgtttcgaagaaacagaatatcaaacggagtccaaacggaatgaaaccttcgggatcgtgattttccaaccgaacgtgatccaggagacttggaccctactccaagcagtgcccgaggaggtcacaagggtggagggcgcccccctgggcgcgccccctacctcgtgggcccctcggcgctccaccgacgtactccttcctcctatatatacctacgtatccccgagcgatcagaacaggagccaaaaacctaattccaccgccgcaaccttctgtatccacgagatcccatcttgggcttgttccggagctccgccggagggggcatccaccatggagggcttctacatcatcaccatagcccctccgatgaagtgtgcactactaggaaaagggctatagatgggatggacactaatggcgcactgtacatgtggtgcaccattactaaatactaatggcgcaccatgtgttggtgcgccattagtgtgcaaatactaatggcgcaccacatccgatggtgcgccattagtaattttttttaatttttcaaaactactaatggcgcaccgtggcagtggtgcgccattactagttgaactagtaatggcacaccatcc
This genomic window contains:
- the LOC123159355 gene encoding probable mediator of RNA polymerase II transcription subunit 19b isoform X3, producing the protein MDSDDKKFGKGPRELTGAVDLISQYKLELHHDFFCKRPLPLAISDTHYLHNVVGDTEIRKGEGMELDQLVQNAYLRDKSASIKPFDMETLGQAFQLRETAPVDLPSAEKGIPTISGKPKSESKDKEKKHKKHKDKDKDREHKKHKHRHKDRSKDKDKDKDRKKDKHHEKKRKHEGTEDSADVHKHKKSKVFFLLLLSINVIFC
- the LOC123159355 gene encoding probable mediator of RNA polymerase II transcription subunit 19b isoform X2; the protein is MDSDDKKFGKGPRELTGAVDLISQYKLELHHDFFCKRPLPLAISDTHYLHNVVGDTEIRKGEGMELDQLVQNAYLRDKSASIKPFDMETLGQAFQLRETAPVDLPSAEKGIPTISGKPKSESKDKEKKHKKHKDKDKDREHKKHKHRHKDRSKDKDKDKDRKKDKHHEKKRKHEGTEDSADVHKHKKSKHKSSKTDEMGNGLS
- the LOC123159355 gene encoding probable mediator of RNA polymerase II transcription subunit 19b isoform X1, with translation MDSDDKKFGKGPRELTGAVDLISQYKLELHHDFFCKRPLPLAISDTHYLHNVVGDTEIRKGEGMELDQLVQNAYLRDKSASIKPFDMETLGQAFQLRETAPVDLPSAEKGIPTISGKPKSESKDKEKKHKKHKDKDKDREHKKHKHRHKDRSKDKDKDKDRKKDKHHEKKRKHEGTEDSADVHKHKKSKVIYNYYLLPGTTNFLAAHFVGLLT